In Cetobacterium somerae ATCC BAA-474, the genomic stretch GTATTCCACCAGTAACTTCACCAGCAGCATAAAGGCCTTTTATAGGCTTTCCATTAGATAAAACTTCAGTGTTTTCATTTATTTTGATTCCTCCCATAGTATGATGAACGGCAGGAGCAACTTCTACACTATAAAAAGGACCTTGTGATAATGAAGTTGGTAAACTTTGTCTATTAAATTCAGAATCAACACCAGTTTTTACACTTTCATTATATTTTGAGAAAGTTTTCTCTAACTCTTTAGAAGGAATATCTAAATTTTTAGCGAGTTCTTCAATTGTATTTCCTTTAGTTAAATATCCTTTTTTATCATAACTATCTATAGCTTTTAAACTCTTTTTAACATTTTCATCAAACATAAGGTATGCACTTCCACCTTTTTGATTAAGTTCTGCTTTAGAAACAACGTCTCTAGTATCTAACTCATTAATAAATCTTTTTCCATCTCTATTAACAAGAATAGCTCCATTACCTCTAACAGCTTCAGTAATCATAACACTATTAGTAGGGATAACTGTTGGATGTGTTTGAATTTGTTCCATATCAACTAAATCAACATTAAGTGGCTTAGTCATAATTATTCCGTCACCAGTAGCACCTTTGTGATTAGTAGTTCCAAATCCTTTTAGAGAAGCAACATTTTCAACAATTAAATCTGAGTTAGCTCCAAAACCACCAGTGGCAATAACAACAGCTTTAGAGTTTATATTATATTTTTGTCCATTTGGAGCTTTAACGATAATTCCTTTAACAGCTTCACCATCGTAAATAATAGATTCAGCAAAAGTTGATAATCTAATATCAACACCTGATTCTTTTGCAGTTTTAGAAAGAGCTGCAATCATATTTGGTCCAACAGGAGCTCCGCCAGTAGGTCTATGTGTTCTATCTACACTTTGTCCTCCCATTCTTCCAAGATCAGTTAAATCAGCACCTTTTTCTATTAGCCAATCTACAATTTCAGCAGAAGAATTAGCCATTTTTTCAACTAAAGTTT encodes the following:
- a CDS encoding flavocytochrome c → MKFFNKKYMSFFTSLLLMTTLAQGKEFISSAKGYNGDIKVKVDIVNNEIKNINILEEKESDFTKDGMNSIIADIIETQSVKVDNVAGATSTSVGLKRAVDRAIKESKANLTPKEKKVIVYNDVTTDVVIIGGGGAGLSAAIAAKDKGSNVILVEKAAILGGNTNYATGGLNAAETSIQKNKGIKDSVEIFIDDTMKGGKNTNNKTLVEKMANSSAEIVDWLIEKGADLTDLGRMGGQSVDRTHRPTGGAPVGPNMIAALSKTAKESGVDIRLSTFAESIIYDGEAVKGIIVKAPNGQKYNINSKAVVIATGGFGANSDLIVENVASLKGFGTTNHKGATGDGIIMTKPLNVDLVDMEQIQTHPTVIPTNSVMITEAVRGNGAILVNRDGKRFINELDTRDVVSKAELNQKGGSAYLMFDENVKKSLKAIDSYDKKGYLTKGNTIEELAKNLDIPSKELEKTFSKYNESVKTGVDSEFNRQSLPTSLSQGPFYSVEVAPAVHHTMGGIKINENTEVLSNGKPIKGLYAAGEVTGGIHGSNRLGGNAVVDITVFGKIAGENASSFSK